From Deltaproteobacteria bacterium:
CCGAAAAACCCTCCACTACCTTGCTCTTATGCTGCCACACCCGCGTTGCCAGCTCTGAGGTCACCCCAATGTACAGCGTGCCGTTCCGTTTGCTGGCCAGGATGTAAACGCAGAACTGCTTGTCCATAGCACCAAACGCCAAACTGGATTCCCGCTTTCGCGGGAATGACGGCCATAACACCGAACCACGTTACCCACAAATTTGTCGCGCACCCTTCCCCGCGCCGGTCGCAGCGGTGTTGGACTGGCGCGGGCCCCCCGCTACACTGGCGCGCACGTAAGCCGAGCCATGAGCAAGCCGCGTAGATTCACCGAGGACGAGCTGCGCGCTCGCCTGCGGGTGGTGTGCATTTGCAAAGGTATCAAGTTGGCCAAGATCAGCGATGCCATCGGCGCCGGTGCCCGCACCGTCGCAGAGGTCAACCGCGCCACCGGCAGCGGCGATGGGGGTTGCGGCGCTACTCGTTGCACACCGGTCATCCTTGAAATGCTGCGCCACGGCGGCCGGCCGCCGGCGAAGCTGCCCGCGCTCGCAGCGGCCGAGCACGACGAGGATTATTGGTTCCCGCCGCTGGCGCGCAAGACCGAGCACAAGTAGCAACCGCTGGCGGCGGGCGCGTACAAGCTCAGAACATGGCGCCGATGCTGAAGTGAAGCTCACCGACCGACTCGTCGGTGCGGCGGTCGAGTTTGAAGCCGTAATCGAGGCTGAGCGGACCCACCGGGGTGTTGTAACGCAACCCCAACCCGCAGCTGCGGCGGAAATCGTCCAAACTGGTCGCGCGGTCTTGCAGATAAACCCCACCGCCGTCGGCAAACACGGCCCCGCCGATGCCGAAGGCCAGCGGGAAGCGTAGCTCGGTGTTGAGAATACCAACCAGGTCGCCGCCCAAGGGGCTGCCGGCGCTGCCGGCCGGGCCGATGACGTTCTCGCCGAACCCGCGCACGGTGGTGCGCCCGCCGAGAAAGAAGCGCTCGCGGATCGGCACCTGATCGCCGTCGGCGAAGGCATAGGCCCAGCCGCCACGCAGTACGTACAGAAAGGTTACGCTCTCGGTGATGGGGACATAGTGTGTGTGCTGGCCCAGCAGCTTCACAAACGCGACGTCGGCGCCGAGCTCAGCCGGGGCGTAGCGCAGGCGCAACGAGTCGAAGACGCCGCGGCTGGGCATGAAGGCATCATCGCGTCCATCGTAGACCAAGAAGGGACCCAGACTGATGCTGCGCAATCGCCCCTGATCGCGGGGGTTGAAGGCGAGCACATCGCTGGCGACGTCGAACACCTGGCTCTGCTCCACTTGCAGATCAAAGCCCGCCCGCAGCTCGGGTAGCAGCGGTCGTTCAAGGGCGGGGATGAAGGCGAAGCGCTCGACGCTGAAGCGATCGACGGTGCGGGTGGCGCGCTGCGCGATCAAGTCGGAGCGCAGCGCCCACTGCGTGTCGGCCAGGCGTGGTTCGCGAAAGGCAAGATCACCCAGGTATTCATCGGGCGACAGCGACGCCGGCTCGAAGTTGAACTCGCCCCGCAGGCTCAAGCGGCGCGCTAGCCCCTGCAAGTTGCTGTGACTGATTTCGCCGAAGCCGCGAATGCCGTCGCGGGTGTTGTACCCGGCGCCCCACTGCAAGCTGCCTGGGGGTTTCTCGGCGACGCTGATGCCGATGTCGCGCCGGCCGCCGGCGGCTTGCCGCGGCAGCGGCCGAACTGTGACGCTGCGGAACAGCCCGAGACGGTAGAGCTGCGACTGCGCCAGCAGCAGCGCCTCGGGATCCAGCGGATCACCCGATTTGAACGGGAGAGCACGCGCAATCACCCCGGCCTTGGTGTCGAGGTTGTTCTGGATGATGATCGCGCCTACGCTCTCGGCGGTGCCGGGGGCCGCGGTAAAACGCACGCTAGCAGCCAGCTCGCCGCCGGCCGCGCTGGTGCTGACCTCGGCCGCTACCTCCGCGTGCGGAAAGCCGGCACGCGCCAGTGCGGTAACCAGCCGCTGCCGGTCGGCCTCCAGCGCCTCGCGATCGAGCGGCTCGCCCACGCGCAGGGCCAACTCCGGGGGCGCGAGCCGCAGCGGCTCGAAGCCGGCCAGCTCGACCGTCTGCACCCGCGTGCGTGGCCCCTCTTCGATGACGACGGTGATGAACACTCGGCCGCGCTCGGGCTCGAAGCGGGTGCGCAGATCGACGATCTCGGCCGCCTCGAAGCCGTAGCGGCGGTACAGGTACCACAGCCGCTTGAGATCGTCGGCCAGCACGTCATCGAGCAGCACGCCGCGCCGCCACGGCAGCCAACTCGGCGGTTGCGTCGCCATTACCGCCCGCAACTGCGCCGGCGATACGCCCTGCGCGCCCTCGAAGCCGACCTCGGCAACCCGAAAACGCCGGCCCTCGACGATGTCGAAGTGTACCGTCTTGGGCGGCCCCGGCGCGATGCTCAAGCCGACCCGCACGACGTAGTAGCCGGCCTCGCGATACGCGCGCTCGACGCGCCGTGCCAGCTCGCGCCACGAGCCGTCGGTGACGATGACCCGCCCGGGCAGATCCATCAGCTCCAGCAGCTGGCTC
This genomic window contains:
- a CDS encoding GIY-YIG nuclease family protein, with amino-acid sequence MDKQFCVYILASKRNGTLYIGVTSELATRVWQHKSKVVEGFS
- a CDS encoding (2Fe-2S)-binding protein, producing the protein MSKPRRFTEDELRARLRVVCICKGIKLAKISDAIGAGARTVAEVNRATGSGDGGCGATRCTPVILEMLRHGGRPPAKLPALAAAEHDEDYWFPPLARKTEHK
- the bamA gene encoding outer membrane protein assembly factor BamA; this encodes MSAECIWRRAGLALSALLALAAAPGWAQDSEWLGRRIVAIGFECTAPIDRRGLAALLPMRVGDELRRADLEEAGWRLEQTGLFKASAIEPVAREDGVALTLRLERHIVVNVVRFRGNHALGGDELERLVRLRPGAIYSEELRDQAVARLRQRYAAEGFELAQVSAGVTAGAAGEVDVTFRIEEGEPLRVAAIEFAGELPVPPRRLQRAIGIRVEGRYVRSRQVAAEKAIVRLLRAERYFEARVDSTWELGANRRGTLRFQLDPGPRFDLTWSGNLRFSASQLLELMDLPGRVIVTDGSWRELARRVERAYREAGYYVVRVGLSIAPGPPKTVHFDIVEGRRFRVAEVGFEGAQGVSPAQLRAVMATQPPSWLPWRRGVLLDDVLADDLKRLWYLYRRYGFEAAEIVDLRTRFEPERGRVFITVVIEEGPRTRVQTVELAGFEPLRLAPPELALRVGEPLDREALEADRQRLVTALARAGFPHAEVAAEVSTSAAGGELAASVRFTAAPGTAESVGAIIIQNNLDTKAGVIARALPFKSGDPLDPEALLLAQSQLYRLGLFRSVTVRPLPRQAAGGRRDIGISVAEKPPGSLQWGAGYNTRDGIRGFGEISHSNLQGLARRLSLRGEFNFEPASLSPDEYLGDLAFREPRLADTQWALRSDLIAQRATRTVDRFSVERFAFIPALERPLLPELRAGFDLQVEQSQVFDVASDVLAFNPRDQGRLRSISLGPFLVYDGRDDAFMPSRGVFDSLRLRYAPAELGADVAFVKLLGQHTHYVPITESVTFLYVLRGGWAYAFADGDQVPIRERFFLGGRTTVRGFGENVIGPAGSAGSPLGGDLVGILNTELRFPLAFGIGGAVFADGGGVYLQDRATSLDDFRRSCGLGLRYNTPVGPLSLDYGFKLDRRTDESVGELHFSIGAMF